In Geminocystis sp. NIES-3709, a single genomic region encodes these proteins:
- a CDS encoding DUF2949 domain-containing protein, with amino-acid sequence MPTITYNRFIKFLQEELDVPQDSIAIAQRSVDHNLGLIPMVLWQYGLVTIEQLDRIYDWLETS; translated from the coding sequence ATGCCTACTATAACTTATAATCGTTTTATCAAATTTTTGCAAGAAGAACTCGATGTACCGCAAGATTCTATTGCCATTGCTCAACGTTCTGTTGATCATAATTTGGGCTTAATTCCGATGGTTTTATGGCAGTATGGTCTAGTTACGATCGAACAATTAGACAGGATTTATGATTGGTTAGAAACCTCTTAA